One window from the genome of Cricetulus griseus strain 17A/GY chromosome 2, alternate assembly CriGri-PICRH-1.0, whole genome shotgun sequence encodes:
- the LOC113833766 gene encoding LOW QUALITY PROTEIN: MLV-related proviral Env polyprotein-like (The sequence of the model RefSeq protein was modified relative to this genomic sequence to represent the inferred CDS: substituted 1 base at 1 genomic stop codon), with product MDCTPHSKSFKDKTLSYTLLLIGCLFTPHVATNPHRVYNITWKIANLGTGEIANLSTYIGTLHDGFPPLYVDLCDLVGSDWDPSDQEPFPGYGCHHPGGRIGTRSKDFYVCPGHKPTHDCGGPQEGYCANWGCETTGEAYWKPSSSWDFITLKRREIPRYAGKGPWRCGQRAFGPCYDSARGGGFQGATPGGKCNPLILRFTDAGKRTTWDSPKVWGLRLYRAGKDPVTLFSLYRQITPLSQQSVGPNPVIADQRAPTQFQVPEPPTVPKAITPTPGAVIFSPSPDALNIEITRDPPGTGDRLLQLIQGVYQALNFSDPNKTQECWLCLVSQPPYYEGVAILGNYSNQISAPTSCGAAMQHKLTISEVSGKGLCIGRIPPSHQELCNQVEPLSQDSRYLVAPYGTYWACSTGLTPCVSTTVLNTTIDFCILIELWPKVTYHQPKYVYSILGKSTXYKREPISFTMALLLGGVTVGGIAAGIGTGTISVSALKKSLTSLSEVVLQNRQGLDLLFLQEGGLCADLKEECCFYADHTGIVRDSMAKLRERLNQR from the exons ATGGACTGCACACCGCACTCAAAATCCTTTAAAGATAAGACTCTCTCGTATACCCTCCTGTTGATTGGTTGTCTCTTTACCCCCCATGTAGCAACCAACCCCCACAGGGTTTATAATATCACCTGGAAAATAGCCAACCTAGGGACCGGGGAAATAGCCAACCTCAGCACTTATATAGGGACCCTACATGATGGGTTCCCTCCTCTCTATGTCGACCTATGTGACTTAGTAGGGTCTGACTGGGATCCCTCTGACCAGGAACCATTCCCAGGGTACGGATGCCACCACCCTGGGGGAAGGATAGGAACAAGAAGCAAGGATTTTTATGTTTGCCCCGGCCATAAACCAACTCATGACTGCGGGGGGCCACAGGAAGGGTACTGTGCAAACTGGGGATGTGAAACCACAGGGGAGGCTTACTGGAAACCATCTTCCTCTTGGGATTTCATCACTCTCAAACGGAGGGAGATCCCAAGGTACGCAGGGAAAGGACCATGGAGATGTGGGCAAAGAGCCTTCGGACCCTGTTATGATAGTGCCAGAGGGGGAGGTTTTCAAGGAGCCACCCCCGGAGGAAAATGCAACCCTCTCATCCTAAGGTTCACAGATGCTGGAAAAAGGACTACTTGGGATAGTCCTAAAGTCTGGGGACTCCGGCTGTACCGAGCAGGGAAAGATCCGGTGACCTTATTCTCCCTGTACAGACAAATTACTCCCCTAAGCCAACAATCAGTCGGGCCAAACCCAGTAATAGCGGACCAGAGAGCCCCAACCCAATTCCAAGTCCCTGAACCCCCTACCGTTCCTAAAGCTATCACTCCTACCCCAGGTGCTGTcatcttctccccctccccagacGCCCTAAACATCGAGATAACTAGAGACCCTCCAGGTACCGGAGATAGATTATTACAATTAATCCAAGGAGTTTACCAAGCCTTAAATTTTTCAGACCCCAACAAGACTCAGGAATGCTGGTTATGCCTAGTTTCCCAGCCCCCATATTATGAAGGTGTGGCAATACTGGGCAACTATTCTAACCAGATCTCAGCACCTACCAGTTGTGGAGCTGCTATGCAGCACAAGCTCACAATATCTGAGGTCTCAGGAAAGGGGCTATGCATAGGCAGGATTCCTCCCTCACATCAAGAATTATGTAACCAAGTAGAGCCATTATCTCAGGACAGCCGATACCTTGTTGCCCCTTATGGAACTTATTGGGCTTGCAGTACTGGGTTGACTCCCTGTGTCTCTACCACTGTTCTCAATACCACCattgacttttgtatattgatagaACTTTGGCCCAAAGTCACATACCACCAACCTAAATACGTTTACAGCATACTAGGGAAATCAACCTGATATAAGAGGGAGCCAATATCCTTTACCATGGCCCTATTATTAGGAGGGGTAACAGTGGGGGGCATAGCAGCCGGCATAGGGACCGGAACCATT TCAGTCAGTGCACTCAAGAAATCCTTAACATCACTCTCTGAGGTAGTCCTGCAGAACAGACAAGggttagatttattatttttacaggaAGGGGGGCTATGTGCTGACCTCAAGGAAGAATGCTGCTTTTATGCAGACCATACAGGAATAGTTAGAGACAGCATGGCCAAGCTTAGAGAAAGACTTAACCAGAGATGA